The Streptomyces griseiscabiei genomic sequence GTGGACGGGGTCAGCTGGTCCACTCTGCTGCTGGTCGCGGGGATGATGACGTACATCGCCATGCTGGAGAAGGCGGGCGTCATCGAGAGCATCTCCGAGCACGCGGCGGGCCTCGGCGCCCCGCTCGCCGTCGCCCTGCTGCTGTGCTTCACCGTGGCCATCACCTCGGCCTTCGCCTCCTCCACCGCGATCCTCACCGCGATCATCCCCATCGCCGTACCGCTGCTGCTCTCCAGCCACCTCAGCGCCGCCGGGCTGATCGCCGCGCTCGCCGTCTCCACGACGATCGTGGACACCTCGCCCTTCTCCACCAACGGCGCGCTGGTCCTCAGCAACGCCCGCGGGGTGGACCCCCGCCGCTTCTACCGCCAGGTCATCGGCTACACCGGCGGCATCGTCGCCCTCGGGCCGATCGTCGCCTGGGGCGCGCTGGTCCTGCCCTGGTCATAGCGATGCACAGCATGCCGCGGGCCAGGGCGGGGTCGGTGCCGGGCAGCGGGCGCGGATGCAGGTCGGCCCGTGCGGCGGTGCGGGTGGGGCGCGGGTCCACCACGAGTGGACCGGGAACTCCGGCCACCCGGACACCGCGAGCGGTGCCGGTCCGTCCCGGTCGGGCCGTAGCACCGTCCCGCACGACGAGCACGATGGCGCCCCCGGCGCCGGCGTGCCGGCCCTCCTCCGTCAGTAGGGCGGTCCGGAGGACGAGGATCTGATCGACCGTGCCGTCGCAGGGAGGAAGCCGCTCCCGACGGAGCCTGGCGTGCTCCGCCTCGTCCGTGCCGCGCCGCGAATCCCGGCCCGTGTACGGAGCGCCGAGCCCGACGATGGCCCCCGCCCGGAGAGCGGGGGCCATCGTCGGTGCCTCGGGTGAGGGCGTCAGGCCGCGAAGTCGCGATCACGGGTCTCCGGCAGGGCCAGTACGCACAGCAGGCTGACCAGACACAGTCCGCCCGCGTAGACACCGAGGACGAGGGGCGACTTCCACTGGGAGTTCAGCCAGGTCGCGACCAGTGGGGCGAAGCCGCCGCCGAGGGTGTTGGCGAGGATGAAGGTCGCCGAGGCTCCCGTGTAGCGCAGCCGGGCCGGGAACAGCTCCGGCAGGAAGGCCGCGATCGGCGCGAACATCAGGATGAACAGGACCAGGCCCACCGTGAACGCGCCGGTGATGACCAGCCCGTCGCCGGTCGACAGGGAGCCGAACATGGGCAGCGCCCACACCGCGCACCCGATGGCCCCGGCCATGATGACCGGCCGCCGCCCCACCTTGTCGGCCAGCCGGGCGACCGGTATCACCGCGGCGGCCGTGACGCCGGCGGCCACGCTCGCGGCGACCAGCATCGTGTTCTGCGCGATGCCGAGCGCCTTGGGCCCGTACGACAGGCTGTAGACGATCGTCAGGTAGTAGACGGCGGAGCCGCCGGCCGCCGCGCCGATGCCGAGCAGCAGCTGTCCCGGGTACTCCTTGACCAGGGCGCCCAGCGGGAACCGCGGGGCGGCGGGGCGGCCGCCCGGGGCCTTGGCGCTGAACACGGGGGACTCGCTGACCCGGGTGCGCACCCAGAAGCCGACGACGATGAGCAGCGTGCTCAGCAGGAACGGCACCCGCCACGCCCCGTCGGCGAAGCCGTCGCGGCCGGCGACGGCGATCGTCGGCAGGATCACGGCGCTCGACAGCAGGAAGCCCAGCAGCGGGCCGATCTGGGGAATGGACGCGTACACCGCGCGTCGCCCCGGCGGGGCGTGCTCGGCAGCGAGCAGTACGGCGCCGCCCCACTCGCCGCCCATGCTCACGCCCTGGAGCAGCCGCAGGGCCACCAGGAGCACCGGGGCGAGGACGCCCACGGTGTCGTACGTCGGCAGCAGGCCGACCCCGACCGTGGCGATACCCATCAGCACCAGCGAGGCCACCAGGGCGCGCTTGCGGCCGAGGCGGTCGCCGATGGTGCCGAAGAGCACGACGCCGACGGGACGGGCGAGGAAGGCGGCGGCGAAGGTGAGGAAGGCGGCGAGGGTCGAGACCGTGGAGCTGCCGGAGGGAAAGAAGGCCGGGCCCAGGACGAGTGCGGCGGCCGTGCCGTACACCGCGAAGTCGTAGTACTCGATCGTGGTGCCCACGAGGCTGGCGACGGCGACACGCGAGACGTCGTCCTTGGCCTCGGGCGGTGGGGCTGGGGGTGTGACGGTACCGACTGCTGCTGCGTCGCTGCTGGTCTCGGACATGGAGCGGTTCACCTCCGGCGGACCCGGCCATGGAGGGTGACCCGGGCCACAGTGGGGACTGGTGCCGTGGACTGTAGGAGGCCGTCGGCCGGTCGGCGCATGGCTGTGCCGCCCTGCGGAACACCGGTCGGGCGCGGGTGAGAAACCCACCCGAACACCTGCAACATGCATGCTTCTCCGGGTGTCGCGCGCCGCGCCCCGGTTCCCCGGATCGTCGTGATCGACAGACTGTCACGACCGTTCACACCCGCGAGCAGCCCTCCACATTGGATGTTCGTCCATCTCAATGGCCACCTGACGCCCCATGCGCGGAAGCCGGGCAGAGAACCCTTCCGCCGGACGGAAGTACGCTGGAGCCCACCGGCGCGTATGGCGTCCAATCCTCTTCACCCCCGGCGACGCTCGCGAGGTCGTCGAGCCGAACAGAGGAGTCACCCATGTCCACAGGATCGACCCCCCTGCTCTTCCTGCACGGCTACTGGCACGGATCCTGGTGCTGGACGGACGTCATCGCCCGCGTCGCGGCCCTGGGCCGTCCGGCGGTCGCGGTCGACATGGCGGGCCACGGACTGCGCGCCGAACGCCCGCGGTGCCTCACCAGACGTCCCTACGACCCCGGGGCGGTGGCCACCGAGGTCTCACCGGTCGCGGGGGTGGACCTGGACCAGGCCGGGGACCTGCTGGTCTCACAGATCGAGGAGGTCGGCCGGGGCGGCCCCGTGACGGTGGTGGCGCACAGCATGGGCGGAGCCGTACTGACGCGGGCGGCCCAGCGGGCACCGGAGCTGGTGGCGCACGCGGTGTACCTCACCGCCTTCATGCCCGCCTCGGGCGTTCCGGCCATCACCTATGTGCAGATGCCCGAGAACGCGGGCGAACTCGTCGCCCCCTCCGTACGGGCCGACCCCGCCGCGATAGGGGCCCTGCGGTTCGACCTCGCCTCCGACGACCCGGAGTACCGAGGGCAGTTGCGGGACGCCTTCTTCGGCGACGTCGCACCGGCCGTCGCCGACGCCGCCCTCGCGCTGCTGAGCCCGGACGCCCCGGCCGGCATCGCGCTCCAGGCCACGACCCTGACCCCCGACGGCTGGGGCTCGGTCCCCCGCACCTACGTCACCTGCGCCCAGGACATGGCCGTACGCCCGGACCTGCAGCGGAAGTTCATAGGCGACGCGGACGCCGCCTTCCCGGACAACCCGACCTCCGTGCTGGCGCTGGACGCCTCGCACTCGCCGTTCCTCTCCATGCCCGGGCGGGTCGCCGACCTCGTCATGGACCTGGGCTGACCGACTCGGCCCCTGCTTCCGCCCGGGGCGGCGCACCGGGTGCGGCGCGCCGGCCTACTCGACGCGGTCGAGGAAGCCGAGCACCCGATGCACGACCTGCTTCGCGGCCTGTTCGTCGTAGGACGGCAGGCCGCTGTCCGTGAACAGGTGCCTGTCGCCCGGGTAGAGGAACAGTTCGGCGTCCGCCGCCGCCCCGACGAGCGCGCGAGCGGCGTCCACGTCGCCCTCCCCCGCGAAGAAGGGGTCCGCGTCCATGCCGTGGATCTGGACCGGGACGCCCCGCGGCCAGACGTCGCCGAACTCCGAGACCGGGACGCAGGCCTCCAGCAGCACCGCGCCCTTCGCGCCGGGGCGGGTCTGGGCCAGCCGCTGTGCCTGCATG encodes the following:
- a CDS encoding MFS transporter — encoded protein: MSETSSDAAAVGTVTPPAPPPEAKDDVSRVAVASLVGTTIEYYDFAVYGTAAALVLGPAFFPSGSSTVSTLAAFLTFAAAFLARPVGVVLFGTIGDRLGRKRALVASLVLMGIATVGVGLLPTYDTVGVLAPVLLVALRLLQGVSMGGEWGGAVLLAAEHAPPGRRAVYASIPQIGPLLGFLLSSAVILPTIAVAGRDGFADGAWRVPFLLSTLLIVVGFWVRTRVSESPVFSAKAPGGRPAAPRFPLGALVKEYPGQLLLGIGAAAGGSAVYYLTIVYSLSYGPKALGIAQNTMLVAASVAAGVTAAAVIPVARLADKVGRRPVIMAGAIGCAVWALPMFGSLSTGDGLVITGAFTVGLVLFILMFAPIAAFLPELFPARLRYTGASATFILANTLGGGFAPLVATWLNSQWKSPLVLGVYAGGLCLVSLLCVLALPETRDRDFAA
- a CDS encoding alpha/beta fold hydrolase; this translates as MSTGSTPLLFLHGYWHGSWCWTDVIARVAALGRPAVAVDMAGHGLRAERPRCLTRRPYDPGAVATEVSPVAGVDLDQAGDLLVSQIEEVGRGGPVTVVAHSMGGAVLTRAAQRAPELVAHAVYLTAFMPASGVPAITYVQMPENAGELVAPSVRADPAAIGALRFDLASDDPEYRGQLRDAFFGDVAPAVADAALALLSPDAPAGIALQATTLTPDGWGSVPRTYVTCAQDMAVRPDLQRKFIGDADAAFPDNPTSVLALDASHSPFLSMPGRVADLVMDLG
- a CDS encoding dienelactone hydrolase family protein, translating into MAEVLVFHHGHGLTTGVREFAEQVRRAGHTVHTPDLYEGQVFDTLEEGIGYARSLGFDTISARGTAAVEGLPAGLVHVGFSLGVMQAQRLAQTRPGAKGAVLLEACVPVSEFGDVWPRGVPVQIHGMDADPFFAGEGDVDAARALVGAAADAELFLYPGDRHLFTDSGLPSYDEQAAKQVVHRVLGFLDRVE